TGTCTCCTAGTTATGACTGGCAGCTCCGGGGTGGCATTCTTCCCAGCTTCAGCAGATTTCTGAACATTTGCATGCTTTTGGTGTTTAGGGGGTGGCTCTTTGTTCTCCAGTTCCTCCTTTAGGTTCGACATCATCATAGGCGGGATGGCAGTGCTTGTGTCTGTGCTTGTCTTTGGGAATCCCTTTTCTTGCTCCTTCACAGTGCCAGAATCACTTTCTTGCCTTGTTTGAGGTATCTGGCTGTACTGCACCTGTGGAGGGACAACGGGCACAGCTTTGACCTGACATGTTTTTATCATGAAGGCTGTCCGCACCGATGACACACTGACTGGGGCAGAGTTTCGCCGGAGAGGTGCTTGTCTGTCATTTAGAAACAGATCCAACTCAGAATGTCCTTTATTCACAGTTGCAGAAGCGGCCAGCAAGCCTTTTGGaccagaaaaaaactcagacgACTTGTGATTTTGCTGGTTTGAAATGTCTCTTATGCATCGATGGCTAAGGTCTAAGTTAAGGGAGCAGGGTCTTTGTCTGAAAGAGCCattctcctcttttttctctGGCACTGTTGTCTCACATGACATTTGCCTGATGAATCTCTGAGATGATGCTGTattctttggttttgttgtgCTGCTCTTTGCTGTTGGAGGTTGGGTTGCATTATTGTTGTTCAAACTCGTTCGTCTAGGCACCAATGGCAGATTTGTCCATTTAATTTCTGGATTAGCTCCAACATTCTGAGGAACGTTTACAGGAGATGAAACCTCTGGGTTTGGAGTTTCTCCCTTTGAACTGAAGGGGGAAAGCTGGTTAAACAGCTCCTCAACATCAGGTGAGTGCAGAGGACTAGTAACCCACTGCTTGGTGGAGCTAAGATCCTCCCAGGACTCCACCAagtccagctcctccaggttCATTCCAAATACATCTTCATCATCAAAGTTTGCCAGTTCTGGCGTGTTTCGTCTCTCCTCTAAACACACCGGGAGTCTCTGGCAGGGTTCCACCTCAGGATTTAcacttttctttactttgtccTGTGATATTTTTGAGTCCTCTTGTTTCTCAGATTGTCTGTCTGCACTGTCTGAGAAGGTTGCGACCTGTGGGGCGTCCTCTATCGTTAAAGGATTTCTAACACAGTCTACCATGGTTTCCCTCCTAGGAACCTGGCACTGGCTGGTGTAAGCTGGTGCACTTTTATGTAAAGGTTTCAGCTTCTCTTTTGCATCTAATGTGCTTGAAATTTGAACTTCAAAGTTTTTGTGAACACAAAACAACAGGTCTGATTCCGAGGGCTGTTTCCTTTTTGAGTCAGGTCTATTTGCAGTTACACGCTCACCCAAAGAGGGGTTCGACGAAGTCTCCTTACAAAGCAAAGATAAAGAGGGAGAGCTGCGGCTTCGCTTTGACTTGACGTCCATTGTTAACTTGGTGCTTGTTGAAGCAAAAGCCGGTTTAAAAGTCTTATGCAGCAGGTTGATTTCAGGCTCAGTTATCATCAGCTCTTGATGGAGGTCAGACCAAAGCATTTTCCCAGCAGCAGGTCCAACATCctgagagacaaaaggagacacaaattaatcacacaaaatgactgaatatttatcttttgactttattttgaacaaaGGTTTGGATTTTAACatgcttaaaatgtaaaaatccaaatgaaatttagttttgttatgAAATAATAACAAGGTGCAATATTATTCATACCAGGAGCAGACTGAGACTGAGTGTCTTTTAACTTGACAAACATGTTTCTTTGGGAACAATATTACCTTAAATTGTGCAATGGATAAAGAATCATAATTGCATTGATTAATTAGAAACAGCTGTTTATATCAACTCAGAAGGTGAAAAAGCAGAAACTCTCTGCAGCTGGTTTGAGGAAAGTCACTGCTAAAAAAAACTGACCTACGGCTGGGCAGAGGAAAGGGAAACTCAGGAAACGGCTACAACTCCATATCTAGATGTCTTGGAGCTCCACTGTCAACAGTGCACAGTattactaaaaacatttaagacatttCAGTAACTTTAACTCTAAATCTTCCAGGAGTGTGCACAGTTTTTAGCTTAACTATAAACCTCATCATTCTAAGGAAAATAACAAGAACTGACACGACAGACAAATAATTTACCAGTTGTGTATCTTCAGGGAGATTGAGAATGTCTTCCCCAGAAGATGGCGCTGTTTCTTTGTCTTCACTTTTTTGTGCATTAGGCAGCTCTTCCAGTTTAGAAACAATCTTTTCTCCTTCGTTTTTTAGCAacgtttttttgtctttatctgaaagaaatgtaaaatttccttcatatcaaataaaacacttagCTGAAGTGAAGCCATcttaaaaagctgcaaaagagACTTCCTTACCCTCTGGCGACACTCTGAAGGTCAGAACCTCGGTGTGCTTCTTCTCTGTTCCTTCCTGCCTTTTCGGCTCCAGCAGAGGGAACGTGTTGCTCTTTTTAAAGTGGCTGCTCTGCTCTGTAGGCTCCCTGCAAGGTTTCAAAGTGGCTGCTTTCTCTTTGTTGAGCCCCCTGCAAGGCGTGCTGTTGGAGCTGATAACAGCAGACACACGTAAGGGCACGGACACAGCAAAAGGCTCAGATATGTTGACGGCTCTGCGTTGGTGCCTCGGCGAAGACTCCAGTGGAAAGAAGCTGCCTGGGAACGAGGGCCGGGAGGAGCCAGAGTACAGCATCCTCCTGCTTTTCGGAGAACTCGGTTTGTAGTTGCTGAGGTCATCCCCTTTGAACACCTTGAGTTGTTCTGgcattgttttctgaaaagcGGAAGCTCCGGGTGAGTCTTTTTGGTTCAGGCCAGCGCTCCAGCCGGCCTTTGCACCACCTCTCTTTGCTTTCATCTCCCAGTTTTGGTTATGTTCGTTCAGATCATGGAGGGATTCAGATCCCAGTGTTCTGGATTTCACATCAGGCATAAAAATACTATTGGATCCATCAGCTGAGGTATTGCTTCTTGCCCCGTCATCATCTGTGCAATAGAAAACATGTCAACCAAAGATTTGTATAGTAGAatacttgcatttttttttaaagccagttgttatgtttttgtttatatccACAGTGCGTTAGAATGTTGCACCTGCAAGCAtcaatgtatttatattttatgtactgcaccaacacaaagtagcccATAATTGTGAAGCTGTAGTGAAGGTAAAAGTTAcatgacttttatttatttgtttttttacaaataaattctgaaagGTGTGGACCATGTTTTAGTCCTCCTGAgtaaatactttgtagaaccacattTCATTACGGCAGGACCTGCCTCTAGGCTACGCCTCTAGCAGCTTAGTCAAACTAAGGACTctgcattttgcacatttgtctTTACAAAACAACTCACATCAATCGATTACATGTGAGTATCTGTGAACATTCATTTTCGTGCCGTGTCAAAGTTTGCATTTTGCATATAGGTCTAAATAGTTTTTAGTCTAACATCAAATCACATGTTGATGTGATACAAATtacctttatttaatttgtattaaacTAAGTgaagttaaattaataaaatgtacttAAGGATATCTGAGTAAAGGAggtctgaataaaaatacatgccaaacttttcagatttcactgTTTTCCTTTGCTTCTTTTACTTCAGAGTTATTCACTACTTTGCACATGTCTGTTACATGACGTTCCCAGAAATACATTTGGGTTtgtagcatgacaaaatgtgaaaagtttttcGTATTAGAAGGCACAGCTATAATATATAGTATGTAAGACTGGGTTCACCTGGAGATGAGGAGCACAAGGACTCCATGCTTCTGGAAGGACGCAAAGCTGCCttttctgtgaaaagaaaaatcaaacaaatgaaaacttaCCACTTATTTTATAAGTAACAATTTAAGACAATATGGACATGGAAATCCTGTTGTGCccaatttatttaacttaatgTTTTGGTGTCATAAgtacttaatttattttgtttttgacatctctttaaaaaatgttttttctctcgGGACAGGTAATAAAGGTTTCTAGGCATCTATAAACTGAGTCATGCTGTTTGTGGCATTTTCATATATTCTTTAAATTAGTGATGctagaaatgttgaaatgtggCATTTCATTAATCCCTGAAGTTATAACCTGGATCTGAGAATGTCATAAAGCataactgaaacattttgcagaTCTATGTTCAAAAACCAGTGTAAACTAAAAAGCTAAAAGCAATATAAGCTAGCAgcagaacattttgtgttttcaaaagcTTCCAGCAAGATTAGCAAAGAAGATTGGATTATACCATGTGTTTATATTGAATTTTGAAGTCTGTGTTACTGAGAAACCTTTTCACCCTGGTGTTGGACTTCAGGGGaattttatgttactttttgTGACTTCATactttcatctttttaattaaaatgacacacATCATTACATCCTCAAGTCAAACAGGACAAATTGATATGAATGTTTTGGGTTTATTCAGAGTCCCAGGCTTGTTTCTAAATGGTTTTAACATGGTTGCACttcaaaattttagtttttatggaACTAGTCTTTGTTTACCACTAACCATAAACATGTTCTAAAGCATACAAAACACtgttgtactttaaaaaaaaaaaaaaaattatttaatcttatTGTCTGCATTCTCTTGTTATTTTCTGAGAATGCAGTAATGTTTAAAGTCTGCCAGTGTATTTGTAGttagaaaattacttttgtaCGTTTATAATACACAAATGGAGCAAAGCCTGACCTGATGCTCCCTGTGCTCTGATGAACACACTGCCATTGCGGCTGAGTTTTCCCTTTGACTCCACAGATCTTCCGAGGTTAAAGATAGACTTccactttttagattttccaGAGAACCTCCtcctaatgaaaaaaaaagaaagaagtgaaatcaaatatattttctgctaTTTTATCCTTTGAGACCTCAATCTTTAACTTGAAAGGCTGAATTTAGATCTTACTTGTTGTCTGATATTTCTATGACCGTGTGATAGAGCGATGCAGTGCTGGTATCAGGTAGGCTGTTCTCTCGCTGACGTTCTTTGTGCACTGGGTGATTTGGACTTAAGGAGCGGGCCTGGGCTTCTTCCAGACTCATCAGTTTCATCGGCCCACTCCCACCACTGATTGGGAGAGTGGCGTATTTCTCTGCACACATCAAACTCGGTCCTGCAAATGTATATTCTCTTAGTATCAGTAGAAATCTCTTACTATTTTAGTGTTGAAAGAACTGTATGTTTATGGATATACcttctttgggttttatttgatCAGAATCACCACTGAAGAGCTGCTCTGTGTGGTTTAAGATAAACTCAATCACTGACTGCTGTATTCGCACTTCCTGGAAGGCCATGTCTCCATTACCAGATGAAGTCTCAATGTCCTTGGAcctaaaaaacacaagatgtaGGATTTTACGGATAAACTGCTGATTACAAGCATCTCCCAAAAGCAGGGCAATTTACAAATATGTTTGCAGAGGCAAAATAGAAGAAGAGGAATGACAGTCATGCAAATAAGTATTTGCCTCCTTTCCTCAGGTTTGGCTTTATAAAatcttcaaatgtttcagatcatcatcAGGAATTAATAGCAAACAAAGATGGCCTGTCTAAATATAAAGGACAGTAACcaaaaaacaatctaaacaaaATGGCCCAATGTAACAGAAAAGTTACTGGTGCCACCATTCGTGCTTAAAACTATTGCCATGCTGTTTTAATTGCTCCCTGTGAAAGAACGGCGGCTCACTCtaatttgcaaaattattttgattcagCCATTTTCCTTGGTCTGgtagaaaaacattaattattataaaaattatgTCATCTCATCGAGACCCTGAAATAGCAAAGCAGACCATCaaactaccaccaccatgtttgattgCTGGGATGAAGTCTTTTTTGCTGAAAGGGTGAACACTACCATTGATGACATTTGTGCCCAgtccttttcttatttttggatTATGAACATTCACTCTAAACGGGGCCACTTAAGCtataaagcttaaaaaacaaGCGTAAGCTATAAAGCTTAAGTTctattattttctccatttgtgaATAATGTCTCCCACTGCAGTGTGATGAAGTTTCAAAGCTTTAAAAGTTGCTTTGAAACCTATTCCAGACTGAAAGAGGTCAgtgatttaacattttcatgATAAACTTGCAAAGATGAGTTATTTATGGCTATTCATAAATCACAAGGGCAGAAGTTCGAAATGCCGCACAGCTgtaaggttttaaaaataaaattagtaatGTAGGACATCCGAAAGTATTGTGTGGGATGAAAGAAGCACTAAATATGAAATCTATTAAGAGCCTAATCATAagattttttggaaaatataatGGTGGACAAATTCAGAATTGGGATGCTAAAATATCTAaagtttagtttatattttccaCCGGACTCATTGACTTAGCTTAACTCTGTCTGACGttcaaatttgtttgatgataaAAAGTCATTGAATGTAacgaaaactgtaaaaacagaagagacTTGTGAGGGGGTGAACGTTATGCAGCGCTGTATGCCCAAAATATTTCCAGTACTTGCGTGGGTTGAAACTCACCTTAACAGATTTGGAGCCCAAACCAAAGCCAGATTACGCGTGTGCATATTTGTCTGGGCGCTTAAGGTAGCAAGTCGGGCCAAGTGCTTGGAAAGGTATTCCAGAGTCCTGAGAACAGTTGATTATCAGTtgatttcatcatatttttcacAGCTTTAAAGTCAGTAAAAGCAAGCTGGACTGATGTTTCAGGAACTGAGAGCGAAAGATGTGGGGTTTACCTGAAGTGAGGGGACGGAAGTTCTTTGATAACTGTCTGGATATGTGAAAGTCTGTCTTGATCTGCTTGAAACGACACAGCCTCCTGTGTGAGAAACAAAGATAATCACAATGGCAGTCATGTCATGTCTTCTATATTTTTACGTTTTTCGCCAACGCTTTtgcaaacaaattcaaattatGCCCACATACATGGGATATAAATCGGTTACAATGCGGTTCAAATCAGCCAAATTCACTCCATCACAACCACATTACATGGTTATATTCAGATCTAGTTTGATTCAAAtcatattattttgaatttcatattattttgaatAGTAGCTAACTCAGCTACCTTAAGAATAAGTGCTAACATTGTTTTGGGGAGGCCCAGCTGGTTGCATGGGGTCACTGCAGCAATCCCTCTCTGAGTAACCATCCAGCTACAGACTCATTCAAGTTCATactcattaaatattaaaatagaagTGCTGTAATGCATGTAATTAAACCAACAACactgaactttttttaagttttattgaaGTCATTATAGtacattgaaaaagaaaaaatcttcaAACAAAAACCATCCAAGAGCAATTTTTTTCATAggatataaaattatttttgaagatgTTCACAGAAAAGCTCATGTCTGAATTTGTTGGAGAAGTAGTCATGATTTATAAATTGGATCAAACAAGTCTGACTTTCAGCATCTTTGTTTCAGGGCAAATTCGGACATCGTTTACGGGCTAAAAAGAAAGTCAACGTTTCCTTTTTGACTAAATAAGGACACTTAGCTGACCTGAAATAGCCATAAAACTACAACCATGGATGTCCAGTCTTTGTGGGTAAGAGATTTGTGATCAGCCAGATTTCTGTTAGTACCCAGGAGAGTGAAACTCTTTTCAAAGCATACCAGAGAGCTGGAGTTAAAGGCACAGTCAGCCAGAGATGTAAGAAAGCCAAGGTATGCAAATAACCCCGTCAAAGTACACACACTGCTCCACAGAAAGCAGTTCTCACACTTGGGTATTTTTGTCCCATTTTCTCCTACTAAAGTCTCTTTCATATTTGCATTCATCTATTCATCTAAAAGGagctaaaaacatttctttactaCCAAGTGTAGAAGTTACACAACCTACACTTTATTTTAGCTGGTTATCAGTTTGATTTTGGGTATATTTTAGGATCTggtcacattttattgtttttatatggatttaatggAACTGAAATGGGAAGATTTTGATAGTGAAAcccttttaaatacaaaataaagacacTGTCTAAACATCTTGCAAAAATCTTAAACGACAGCACAGAGTTGGATTGAGTGCCCAAAACTTTGTAATCAAGAAAGAGTACCGGTAgctctacttcaacatatttttattaaagtaaacatAATTGGTGAAATggctactcaagtactgagtgaCATAACATTTGATTCAATATCTCTGATTCTCAGTAGCAGTGAATTTATGGATTTTGACTGGATTATTCTAATACATAGATATGATGTAAATCATTCCACTGTAGCTTTAAAGGTCCCAGCTTCTTGCAGGTTTTCGctcatgttttctctgtgctAAGCTCCATCAGTCTTTCCATGAACTCTGATCAGAATCCCAGCGAAGTCAAAACCATGTTTCATGATGGGAACAAtatgttcagggtgatgtgtgAGGCTacatataaaactaaaacaagaagTGTATTTTAGGAAGGCCAatacttaaattttattttcccataGGCCAGATTTGGGTTGTTCTGCTTACAGTCTTTTCCTCCATTATAGAAGTCAGATGAcataaattcttgtttttatttcagctagcaacaatacttttaaaaacctGATGTACATGaacatctgtctctttaaaaatacaatgcaaGATGAACATTAGAGTGATCCACAGCCATACCGTCTCATTCGTACAGGATTTTTACATTCTGCAGATGAAACTAAATGTACTCACAGTGAATTTGCTGTAGAGCTCATATGTGAGCAGAGGATTGGGCAGCTCCCTGAAGTAGAGCTTACATAAGGAACCCACACAGTGGATGTCCTGGAGGTATACTTCCTTGGTAAGGTCAGGGCACGCCTCGGAGCAGAATTCCTGCCTGCACAAAAACGTCCACACACACCGAGTTAGCTGAATGACTGGACTGTTTAGCAACCCAGCTCACTTCTGTTGCCCTGTGAGGCTCTAAGATGCATCAGTCTAGTCGATGTTGTTGGAAAAGGGGTAAACACTAAATTAGAGAATCTCATTCATTTCAAGGATGCCATTCAAagatttgttcatattttatctgacttttgttattttatgactaacaatgctgcaaaaacacattggatttttttttttttttatgaatgactTAAAGGTTTCTGGTCATCAAACAACTTTATCATCAGAAAACTATAAACTgatgatgatttcatttgtgCTGTAAATGTAATAACAAGGTGTTCCACCATTGGCAGCAACAATTGTCATCAAGCATTTATGTTAACTAACATCATATCTTTTACATCCCTGTGGAGGAGTTTTGGCTCTCTACAGGTTGTTTTACAGGTTGTAATTTGGCCACATTGGATGCTCTCTAGCATGAACAGcctgtttaaaatgaagttgtttggatttaaatatgGACTTTGTCTTTATCTCTTCAAAACCTCTACTTGTTGAAGTTGCTGCTGTGCTTTGGGAAACTTTCCTGCTGCATAATCGAAGCTGCTTGGCCAGACTCTACTTGGGGATTACTTCTATTCTTGATTTCATCGACTACACTAAGCTGTCAaggtcctgaagcagcaaagtggccccagaccatcacactaccaccaccatcTGAGACTGTCAGCGACGGAAATGCTTTGGAAATTTTACACCAGTTATAAAAGGATGCACATCtgtaaaaaatgtccaaagactatttttttctcaaaagtctTGGGGATCATCAAGATACACCAACTTGGATTTGGGAGGCAAATCCTAGTTGGTGCTTGATATACTTTACTTCCAATCTTGTTCTTATTGTTTAATCGTGAACATTGAAGATTTGATGACATCTTATAATAATTTTGGTAGTCTAAGCAGTGCTGGAAACGTTTCCAACTGTCTcatgttttttctatttgagGGTTACAGTTCGCATTGTGAATTGATACAGTCCCATATCCTTAGAAATGGTAACCTTTTCAATACTTTTAAGTGTCAGTGAGTttgtttctcatattttcttgaatttctCAATATTAGGGTCTGAATAAGGCATcacttgttgctttttgagCTTATTTTGCTCACTCCATGTTGTCAGATAGGTGCTCTTTAAAGCATGTCTTTAGCTTACAGCCATGGCAGTACTCAGGCCTGGGACTGGCAGGAAAAATGTCATCTAGCATCCAAATAAAAAAGGGCCAGCAAATTCACAACTCAGTAGGGATTTGGGGGGGATTACTTTTTCTTATTGGACTGAGCTGCTTTGGTTACCCTTTTTTTAcacaacaaatgaaatcatcatttgaaaactgcattttctatTTACACAATGTatctttgaaacatttatgtgCAGAAAAGAGGCTTAAACGtaagaaaaaaacctgaaggTAGGTAAATATTTTCTCACACATCTTTTTCTTGTCATGGGTACCTGAGACGTTGGATGTTTGAGGTGACCCCTGAGAGTCTGTAGATCCCGTCCACAATCCCATACTGCTCAAT
This window of the Gambusia affinis linkage group LG15, SWU_Gaff_1.0, whole genome shotgun sequence genome carries:
- the arhgap31 gene encoding rho GTPase-activating protein 31 is translated as MKNKGNKQKTKKKGSENVFGCDLTEHLQGSGQDVPQVLQKCAEFIEQYGIVDGIYRLSGVTSNIQRLRQEFCSEACPDLTKEVYLQDIHCVGSLCKLYFRELPNPLLTYELYSKFTEAVSFQADQDRLSHIQTVIKELPSPHFRTLEYLSKHLARLATLSAQTNMHTRNLALVWAPNLLRSKDIETSSGNGDMAFQEVRIQQSVIEFILNHTEQLFSGDSDQIKPKEGPSLMCAEKYATLPISGGSGPMKLMSLEEAQARSLSPNHPVHKERQRENSLPDTSTASLYHTVIEISDNKRRFSGKSKKWKSIFNLGRSVESKGKLSRNGSVFIRAQGASEKAALRPSRSMESLCSSSPDDDGARSNTSADGSNSIFMPDVKSRTLGSESLHDLNEHNQNWEMKAKRGGAKAGWSAGLNQKDSPGASAFQKTMPEQLKVFKGDDLSNYKPSSPKSRRMLYSGSSRPSFPGSFFPLESSPRHQRRAVNISEPFAVSVPLRVSAVISSNSTPCRGLNKEKAATLKPCREPTEQSSHFKKSNTFPLLEPKRQEGTEKKHTEVLTFRVSPEDKDKKTLLKNEGEKIVSKLEELPNAQKSEDKETAPSSGEDILNLPEDTQLDVGPAAGKMLWSDLHQELMITEPEINLLHKTFKPAFASTSTKLTMDVKSKRSRSSPSLSLLCKETSSNPSLGERVTANRPDSKRKQPSESDLLFCVHKNFEVQISSTLDAKEKLKPLHKSAPAYTSQCQVPRRETMVDCVRNPLTIEDAPQVATFSDSADRQSEKQEDSKISQDKVKKSVNPEVEPCQRLPVCLEERRNTPELANFDDEDVFGMNLEELDLVESWEDLSSTKQWVTSPLHSPDVEELFNQLSPFSSKGETPNPEVSSPVNVPQNVGANPEIKWTNLPLVPRRTSLNNNNATQPPTAKSSTTKPKNTASSQRFIRQMSCETTVPEKKEENGSFRQRPCSLNLDLSHRCIRDISNQQNHKSSEFFSGPKGLLAASATVNKGHSELDLFLNDRQAPLRRNSAPVSVSSVRTAFMIKTCQVKAVPVVPPQVQYSQIPQTRQESDSGTVKEQEKGFPKTSTDTSTAIPPMMMSNLKEELENKEPPPKHQKHANVQKSAEAGKNATPELPVITRRHAPSLEVFVDGPRPNRGALLQRPSFRNRQRPQSLILLSPPFPFMDYPTSGDDGKLLSSIKSLNDTSALSVFSKEMTENFRTQEGLALQNKMTIPKSGQRLETSTSCFYQPQRRSMIFDSRSPRQIE